DNA from bacterium:
GAGTTTTCGCAACAGTAGGAACCATTTATTTTGTTGTACGCACCCATTATTGTCAAGGTATCGGCCTCACACACAGCTGCCTTGAAAGCGGGAAGGTATATCTCCCTTAAAGCCCTTTCGCTTATTTCAACACTTATTCTGTTTCGCTCCCACTCCTGATTATTGGCTGCAAAATGCTTTGTAGATGTTCCTATTTTTTGGCTTTGAACACCTTTAACATATTCAGCCGCCATTCTTCCAGCAAGATAAGGGTCTTCTCCGAAACTTTCAAAATTTCGCCCCCCGAGAGGAGTCCTGTGTATATTAATGCAGGGACCCAAAATTAAATTTCTGCCCTTAGCTCTTGTTTCCCTGCCGAGGGCAACGCCGACCCTTCTCATTAAATCCTCGTTCCATGTGGAACCCAGGGCAACAAGCGTAGGAAAACATGTTGCCTCACCGTACATATCCCTTATGCCATGTGGGCCGTCTGTCATTAGCAGAGGAGGGATTCCAAGACGTTCATTTGTTTTTCCATCCATAAAATCTTTACCGCAAATTTCATCTATTTTTT
Protein-coding regions in this window:
- a CDS encoding glycoside hydrolase family 3 protein, giving the protein MTLEEKIDEICGKDFMDGKTNERLGIPPLLMTDGPHGIRDMYGEATCFPTLVALGSTWNEDLMRRVGVALGRETRAKGRNLILGPCINIHRTPLGGRNFESFGEDPYLAGRMAAEYVKGVQSQKIGTSTKHFAANNQEWERNRISVEISERALREIYLPAFKAAVCEADTLTIMGAYNKINGSYCCENS